The Vigna angularis cultivar LongXiaoDou No.4 chromosome 6, ASM1680809v1, whole genome shotgun sequence genome contains the following window.
ATCtattaataaagtttgaaaatcaaaataatttaaaatgtgagACAAActaaatctaattttaaataaaattaaaaaaccaatacatataacaaatttgaaatagacaaatatatataaaagataattaaataaaataagaatcacataacttaaataaatttaataagaaatctataaaatttaagacattacattaataattacattaatagTTAATTTAATCGATTTAGCTtaagttaaagaaaattaaacaacaCATGTTTAATATACTTTCTCaaatttaactatatttaaatttttatataataaaatattaatatataaactaatttcattcaaaaattaaaatagtatgataggaaaataataaaaaattaaataaattttttatatttataaaattgatgtttatgaaatattttctctaatttggATATACAATATACCATAAACGTAATAATTATGTGATGTCcgatttttcaaattttcagaaTCGAactagagaaaataaatatttatgtaagagtagaaaaatatttcactgcaacaaaaccaaacaaaacagGTCCCCACTTTCTCTCtcgtatttttgttttttatttttttcataatagaaCGCCTGCAGCTATATTGTTGGAGGCACAATTCCTCAGTTCTGCAACTCTCTTTCTCTTCATCTCCATGTTCATGGCAATCTCAAGgtacttttcttcttcttctttatcttcccTTTCATCATCTCTCACCCCTGTCTCTCCCCTCCCACGCCGTTTCTTCCTCTTCAGTGTTCCCACAGACCAAACCTTTACCGCTGTCCCTCTTTCTTGACTCATCTGGGATCACCGTCACCATTTATACTCAGGGTATGCTATAAAGTTTCAGTCTTTCTATTGGGaccccttttcttctttcaattgGAATATTCTTTCGACCTTTGGCTGATTGTCACCTCTGGAGCAGCCAAAGGCCCAGTTTTTCTCTTCCTGTTGGATTTTTGGGCTCCTGGATCAGATTTCCTGAAGGGTTTCTCTCTGATCTGTTCGGAGGCACATATGTTTGTTTGAGGTTTTTGTGGCTTTGGTCAACTTTGGAGCATTTCCAGTTTCTGGAGACGAGGATCGTGCCTCTTTGGAGGCTTGCTAGATTGGAAAAGAGGGATCGATTAGTGAACATTACAGGATGTTTTTATCTGATTTTAAACCCTTTTATAATTTCGAAGGGGTTTTTGTCTTCTTTTGTTTGATGTAATTTGGAGGGTATGCGTGCTTAATTAGGGTTTCTGACTTTTTCCCCACATGAAAAAGTACTTGGTTTTTGAGGATTCTGGTTAGTTTTATGTAGTACTCATATTATTGTTAAGCAGAGTAGGGTTCTTCCTAGTAGTGGGGAGACTGAGGTTGTTCAAAAGGTTGTTTGTATTAGGATGATGGTATGCTGAAAGCTTCTTCCTCTATGTTATGGATTTGGTTGATTGTCTTTTTGGACTGGTGAATCCAATGGGTCTGCACCCTTTGCCATTGTTTTGAAAACAAGTGCATATCTGGTGTTCTGTTAACTCCTGCTGGTATTCTCTTTAAGATGGCCGTGAACAATCGCTGTTTTGTGGAATGGAAAGAGCAGTTTGTTTCACAGGAGCGTGGTAATCGTGTGGTTCACTATTACCTGAAGGATGCTGCTGGAGAATCTATCCTTGCAGTGGTGGGTACTGAGAGGAGTGTTAGGCACATGTGCTATGTTGTTGCTGAGGAGTTCCTTGAAATTTGTGGTAAGGAAGGTTCTATTCCAACTGGTTTCAAATGGAGATCTAGAAGAGAGGTGGTGGATTGGCTGACATCAACGCTATCAAAGCAGAACCTGCAAGGAGATAGAAGTGGTACGTTGATACTTTATTTTAGCCTGTTGCAGTCTTTTATAACATATTTGATTATACCATGTCGAACAATAATGTGAGAAGTAACTTAGGAAATTATGACTTTATGAGCAACAAAGTGATGTAGACTATTGAACAACTGcatatgtgtttgttttgtaAGGCAATCATATGGATGTGGTTCTATCAATGAACCAATATTTGGTGCCATTCTCTGTTACAGGAGCGCATATCATATGGATGTGGCTCAATCAATACTCTTGTTCACTGGctgttttctttaatattttcttattcttccTTGTATTTGTTCAATATGAGAATATTTTTTCTACCTTTGTACTAGTACCCTCTGTTCATTGTGACAAAATCCCTGTTTTATCCTTCCAATAATAAAAACAGCAGATCttctcaaataaaaaagaaaatagtgaaagcattaagaaatttaatatcataaataatCGTAGAAGATTGGTAAAGATTTTTGCCTAGTCACTTTCAGGTTCAGCATCTATGTGCTAACAGTCTAGTACCTTGACGCCAACTGGTGTGAAATATTTTTCCAAACATGAAAATTTCCATGCTAAAACCATTTCCAATCATTCAAAACATCCAGTACCATACTtcagtagaaaaagaaaaggattaagAACCGCTGTTTTCCTATTTTTGAATACAAATAAGATAAGCATCAAAATTTTCAGTGAATTAGAGCTTGAAACCTAACCTAGAAACAATAATTACCTTCCCtaacattacaaaattcaattttgtaaCTCGGTTATTTCAAGAACAAGCAAGCTAGAGCAGTATAAATCTATTTTGATGGTGAATAACACAAATATGTTATTCTTCAactagaaaaaaagaaatagacaAGCAAAGCAAACACGGAGGGCTTTGGATGCTTCAGTCACCTTAAAATCCAAATAATTGAagctttttcctttctttctcttcatcaAGCTCTCCCTCccttccttctctttttctccagCTGAAAATACTCCTTTTGAGACACACTTATACTATTGACTTTAATGTAGGGTTAAGGACTTGGATAATGTTTCAgtagaataaataatatatgcaATGACAATgtaaaaatttcttatttcaaattgtCATGTATGGAAAATTTGCTGAccttcataataataataataatagtaaattttctTAGAAGTTAtacatgtaattttttattatttggcTGTGTAAGTACTTTTACACTGACAATGCATGCCTATTAAACGCTATTATAGTATCCtagttacttttataatttgttgCTTTACTCTTCACCCTTTCAACTTAACTGCAATCTTCTATTATATGTAAAATGATGTTGGCTAAATATGTTCTCAGTACCGCTCCTGTTCCAAGAAAAAAAGTGCTAGGAATATAATGAGGTTATAAAAAGTGTAAGTATCATTACATAAAAGTTGAGGGACTGACCTGTAATTTGGTACGTAATGCAGCAGTAGATTCCTGGAAAATAATGTTAAGCTCCTATTATCAACCTTTATCAATTTCTTCATTCGATATAACATTGAACATGCTTAGTTTAAAAAGttagggggggggggggggggggggtgtttTACATACtacttttttgaattttatatctGCAGTcttgttaatgtttttatctcttattttatattttaaatcacaGTATCACCTGGTCATAACTTGGTTCAAGCTCATGAGACCACAAATGATAGTATAAATGAAATTACTGGAGCACAATTAACAGATGATAAGGTATGTCCCTTTTTGTTCTCCCCTCCCCCCAACCCCTAGCTAATATTTTCCTTTATATTGTTTCTAGTGAATGTTTTTGACATCTACGTACTCCTCTTTCTCAGGACTTTCCTATGAGTAACTCCAAATTATCCAATTCAGACATTGTTTGGTCAGGAATTGCATGGAGATGTGGCAAACAACTTAAGCATTTTCCTGCTTTTTGGAGGAATGGCATCAAAATAGAGGTGAAAAGGCGTTGAACTAAATTCCTTGAAGATCTTACTTCTAGCTTAGATGTCAACTCCTTGTTTTTGTCGTCAACTTCTAATTAGCTTCCTATCATTAATAGTCAACACATAATCAATTTCTTCTAGTATTGACAAGTGAATTCCTTAATGATGTTTGTACTTAGGTGTGTTACATGAAAATTTCTCaacaatgaaataaatttttggtTGCATGATATTTGCTTGATGCCATTCACATCATAGATGCTTGAATGACCCCGCTctcaaaaaggaaaaatctaTTAGTCAAAGAAGTTTCCTTTTTCTGtggatataatatataaatggttTCATACCTGACATTTACATTCTTCCTGATTTCCAGATTCAGtcctttgtttttgttatggGCAAGGGAGAGAATCATTATATTGCTTATGTAGAGGATATGTATGAAGACAGAAGGGGGCAGAAAAAGGTCAAGGTGAGGTGGTTTCACCATAATCAGGAAGTCAAGGGTGTAGTTCCTGTACGAAATCCTCACCCTCGAGAAGTTTTTATCACACCTTGTTCTCAAGTTATTAGTGCAGAGTGCGTAGATGGTCCTGCCACAGTCTTGACTCGTGAACATTATGAAAAGTGCATGTCTTTTTTTACACCCACTTCAAGGGACAGAACACATTTGTGCTTTAGGCAATTTAGAAGCAACAAAGTTAAGCCCTTTGACTTGAGTAAACTACGTGGCTACTATGCCCAACCAATTCTTTCTTACTTGCACCTTGATTCAATCCAGAACCCTGATAGACTTGCAGGAGAAAATGAAGACTTGACTGCATGTGATGATGTCAAGGTAGGAGCCAAGAGGAGCAGAAGTGATAAGGGGTCTCCTCAGTCTTGGATAAGTCAACAGGGAGTTAGGAAATTGATGAGAAGTAAGCAAATGATGGTATACAAAACCTTCCAGGTTGCAAATTATGCAAGACCAGAAAGGAGATTGCTTTCTCGGAAGCAGGTTGATTATCAACCTTGGTCTATTCACACATACAAGGTTGATGACAAGATTGAGTTGCTTTGTCAAGATAGTGGCATCAGAGGCTGCTGGTTCAGGTGTACAGTTGTTCAGGTAGCCCGGAAACAGCTGAAAGTCCAATATGAAGATGTCCAGGATGAAGATGGAAATGGAAATCTGGAGGTACAGTTAAGCTTTTGAAATAttctatatttgattttctGGTCAGTATTTAGTTTGCTTGTAAAATATGTGCATAAATAAAGGTGGTTCCAATTAAAGGTTGATCTTGAACCAGAAAGAGAAAATACAAGGTTATATAGTTTTAGGCTTTTAGCAACTGTTCTTTAATCGTTGCAGTTGAAGCCAAAGTAAATCTTTCTAAGCGATGAAATAATTGGTTTGTGTGTAGAATTAGAAATCATTCTAGTTTAAGTTTAATGTGAATTGTTGTATAAACTTAGAATGAATTAATCAGGGATCTAGATTGAATCTCATGGGATTAACTAAGCTAGAGGTATTTCTTTGACTGTGTACTGGCTTTGTAAGAATGTCAGGAGATAATGTAGGCAGGTTTTATGCATGGATAGATTTTCTAGTGAATTACAATAAATtcattacttttatattaaaacatgtaGAGGGTAATGGAATGGCCAATTATGACATGGATTAGAATGGCAAAGTATACAATTTAAGACGGTAGAAAGATATAGTTATTGAACCAAATGAAAAACAGAATTTTCCAAGAAAAGGTTTTGTAAAGTCATTTATTGCATACTTCTACAGCACCCACTTTTCAAACTTTTATCTgaattttctcaatattttaGGAATGGGTCCCTGCTTTCAAGTGTGCTAGGCCTGATAAACTTGGGATGAGGCATTCTGGCCGGCCCACCATAAGACCTACTCCAACTCTTGAGGAACAAGAACTGGCTGTTGAGGTTGGACATGCAGTTGATGCATGGTGGAGTGACGGCTGGTGGGAGGGGGTTGTAACTAGAATTGATCACTGTGGAGATGATAGTGTTCAAGTATACTTTCCTGGTATGTTGTTTTAATGCCTTTTTAGagctttttaaataattttatcttcccttttttaatagatttttatttttattttattttgtatcagGGGAATGCCTGTTGATGGAAGTGTGCAAGAAGGATTTAAGAATATCTAGAGATTGGTTAGGGGACAGTTGGATTGACATTAAGGCAAAACCCGAAATAACTAAAACTATATTCTTCACAGCTAATAATAATAGCTTTAACACGAAGCTTTCCGTGTCCCCATCAATGGACAAAGTTGGGGACACTGTTGGTTTTGTTAATTCATGTCATGATCCTTTTAGTAAGAAGTGTGATGAACTGACTATTGAGGACCAGAAGCATGTGTCTTGTGAGGGCTTCACTGAAGATGGGGTCTGTGTCCTGGATAATAAACCCTCTTCTTCAGAAAAAAATACTGAAGCTGATAATATTGAGATACATGGTTGTTGTGATGAAGATAACTGTGATGAGCACGACAGAGTTAACAATGATGATGATAGTATCAAGAATGGAGATAATAATGGTAATAATAAAGATATCAAGGTGTTTGAAACTTCTGGATCGGACTGTGAACCTGTAGAGCTCATGGAAGTGGCtgtataaacaattttttagaAGTCATGCATAAAGGTATGGTAGTGCTGATTGTAGAGCTATGCCATAATCTCTCATTGTGTTGTAATCTGTGTCCAAAGTTGGTGTGAGAATGTAAATAGTAGTTACACGGTCATGTGGGAATCCGATTGATTGTTAACTTCGTAGTTGCCTTCATAGGTGTACAGTGTTGAGTGTAATGTGCAAGTGTGTTGTTATCTTTCTTTCCATTGATTGTATTTGAAAGTAGATTTCTTTCACACGAGACAACTATTGTTGAGTAATTTCAATTGCTATCCAATTAGTTTCATTGATATGAGCCAGTGTATCATAAGATCTTTTGTGCAGAATATTTTCGCTTGCTCTTGTTCATTCAGGCTAGGCAAAAGATACTGCAATAATAATGCAAATTTCTAGAGTGTTGCTGCACGAACTGGAACTGTATCATAAGTGTTGTG
Protein-coding sequences here:
- the LOC108343065 gene encoding uncharacterized protein LOC108343065, which codes for MAVNNRCFVEWKEQFVSQERGNRVVHYYLKDAAGESILAVVGTERSVRHMCYVVAEEFLEICGKEGSIPTGFKWRSRREVVDWLTSTLSKQNLQGDRSVSPGHNLVQAHETTNDSINEITGAQLTDDKDFPMSNSKLSNSDIVWSGIAWRCGKQLKHFPAFWRNGIKIEIQSFVFVMGKGENHYIAYVEDMYEDRRGQKKVKVRWFHHNQEVKGVVPVRNPHPREVFITPCSQVISAECVDGPATVLTREHYEKCMSFFTPTSRDRTHLCFRQFRSNKVKPFDLSKLRGYYAQPILSYLHLDSIQNPDRLAGENEDLTACDDVKVGAKRSRSDKGSPQSWISQQGVRKLMRSKQMMVYKTFQVANYARPERRLLSRKQVDYQPWSIHTYKVDDKIELLCQDSGIRGCWFRCTVVQVARKQLKVQYEDVQDEDGNGNLEEWVPAFKCARPDKLGMRHSGRPTIRPTPTLEEQELAVEVGHAVDAWWSDGWWEGVVTRIDHCGDDSVQVYFPGECLLMEVCKKDLRISRDWLGDSWIDIKAKPEITKTIFFTANNNSFNTKLSVSPSMDKVGDTVGFVNSCHDPFSKKCDELTIEDQKHVSCEGFTEDGVCVLDNKPSSSEKNTEADNIEIHGCCDEDNCDEHDRVNNDDDSIKNGDNNGNNKDIKVFETSGSDCEPVELMEVAV